From Pseudomonas sp. AN-1:
GCGGCAGATGCCAGGCGGGCAGCTCGGGCAGGTAGTTCTTCATCGCCAGGAACTGGCAGAAGAACAGCCAGTTGGGGTCGACGCCCACCACGCAGTCGGCGCCGGCGCCGAGCATGCGCCACTGGTAGTAGCCGTTGCCGCAGCCGACATCCAGCACGCGCTTGCCGGCCAGGTCCAGGTGCGGGGCCACGCGCGTCCACTTCCAGTCCGAATGCCACTCGGTGTCGACGTGCACGCCGAACAGCTCGAATGGCCCCTTGCGCCAGGGGATCAGACCCCTGAGCGCCTGTTCCAGCATGGCGCGTTGCCCGGCGCTGCAGGTGCCGTCGAGGAAGAACGCCTCGGCCAGTTCGCGGCGCTCGACCGCCAGCGGCGGCAGGGCATCCACCGCCGCCTGCCAGCGCGGCAGGTCGCCATGGCCGGCGGCCAGCTTGGCGGCCAGCAGGTCGGGCAGGGTGGCGGCCCAGGCGGCCAGCGGCGTGCCGCGCAGGCGGTCGAGCAGGGCGGGAAGGTCGGCGCGGGTGGCGAGGTCGGTCATGGCAGGGCGATCAGCGAGGCGAAGTTGAGACATTGGAACCAGGGAATGACTGTCGAGAAGCCGGCAGCGGCGAGGCGCTCGCGGTGCTCGGCGAGGCTGTCCGGCTTCATCACGTTCTCGATGGCGCTGCGTTTCTGGGCGATCTCCAGCTCGCTGTAGCCATTGGCGCGCTTGAAGGCGATGTGCAGATCGCCGAGCAGGGCGTGTTCCTCGGCATCCTCGAAGCGCAGCTTCTCCGAGAGGATCAGCGCGCCGCCGGGCAGCAGCGCCTGGCGGATGCGGGTGAGCAGGTCGAGGCGCTGCTCGCGCGGGATGAACTGCAGAGTGAAGTTCAGCGCCACCACCGAGGCGCTCTGGAACTCGAGCCGGCAGATGTCGGCCTCGAGCACCTCGACCGGCAGCAGTTCCTGGAACATCGAGTCCTGGGCGTGCAGGTACTCGCGGCAGCGCTCGACCATGGCGCTGGAGTTGTCCACCGCGACCACCCGGCAACCCTCGGCCTGCACGTGGCGGCGCAGCGCCTGGCTGACTGCGCCGAGCGAGCAGCCCAGATCGTAGAGGGCGCTGTGCGGCTGGGCGAACTGCCCGGCGATCACCCCGAGGTTCTCGACGATGGTCGGATAACCCGGCACCGAGCGCTTGATCATGTCGGGGAACACGCGCACCACCGCCTCGTTGAACACGAAGTCGGCGACCTGTTCCTGGGGGGTGGCGTAGATGCGGTCTGGGGTCTGCTTCACGGCAGGCTTCCGGCATGGGAAAGCCGGCCATTCTAGCGGAGCGGCCGGGTCGCTCGCAGCCCCGTCACCTCAGCTGGTCGGAAAAGTACTCGCCGGCGCCCTGCAGCGGTCCCAGCGGGTTGCGCTCGACCTGCAGGCGGCGGATCTGCGGCTCGCCGTTGCTGACCTTGTGCACCAGGGTGTCGTCCACCAGCACGAACACCGCGCGGAACGCCCAGCCCCGCACCTCGCGGTTCTTGCGGAAGTTGAGCACGTCGGCCCAGAAGCTGCCGGTGCGCTGGGTGTCGGTCTGGTTGAACTCGAAGGCGTAGCCGCTGCAGCGCTCCTTGGCCTGCAGGCAGGTCACCAGGCTGTCCGGCAGGTAGTCGATGGGCACGTTCGGCTGCACGAACATCATGCGCACATCGAGGAACGACAGGGTGCGACCGTTGCCGTTGATCACCGGGTCGAAGCCGAGGGAGAACAGTTCGGGACGCCTGGTGACTCCGGGCTGCGCCTGCTGGTAGCGCCCCTCGGCATCCAGATAGTCGCGAAACGGTGAGACGATCTCGGCGCGCTCGCTGGGAAGCAGGCCGCTGCAACCGGAAAGCAGCACCAGCAGGGCCAGTGCATGCGGCCGCCCGTACAGGTTCATATTGCACCCCCACATGATGAAGCCTGTCCCTATTCCTATAGGCGATCTGGCAGGGGGGCGCTGCCTGGCGGGACGAGCGGCGAAGGTCAGCGGATGCTGATCCGGCAGGCGAAGGTCCGCTCCGCGGCCACGCCCTCTTCCCAGGGCCGTCGGTAGTCCAGGGTCAACTGGCCCTCGCCGCGGCTGACGGCGCGGAAGCGCCAGGTCGACACCCCGGCGCTGCCCACCAGGCCGGCGTCCTCGGGGGTGGTGTAGACCTCCGGGCCGAGCAGGCGGAGCGCCGGCGCGCCGCTGTCGCGCAGCACCCAGCGAAAGCCGGTGGTGGGGTTGCTCGGCAGGCGCAGGTCGAACGTCTGGCCGGCGCGCAGTTCGAGCGGATCGCAGTGGCGCTGCTGGTCGTCCAGTTCCAGGGTGCCCGGCGCCTGGTGCGCGCAGGCGGCGAGCAGGGTGGTCGCCGCCAGCGGCAGCAGGTGCAGGGAGAAGCGGGGCGGCATGGGCAGGTTCCCGTGGCAGTGTGCTTGGGCATAGCCTAGCCGATGGATATGCACTTCCGCTTGCGGGCATCGCGGCGCGGTGGCGTGCAACCGCGCCGCGGCACGGCTCACTCGGCGGGGAACAGCACCCTGGCGACGTCGGCGAAGCGCTCGGCGAAGTGCACGGTCAGGCCTTCCCTGAGGTAGTCCGGCAATTCCTCGAAATCGCCGCGGTTGGCTTCGGGCAGGATCAGCTCCCAGATCTTCTGCCGCCGCGCGGCGATCACCTTCTCGCGCACCCCGCCGATGGCCAGCACCTGGCCGGTGAGGGTCAGCTCGCCGGTCATCGCCACGTTCTTCTTCGGCGGCTGGTGGCGCGCCAGGGAGAGCAGGGCGCTGGCCATGCTGATGCCGGCGCTGGGGCCGTCCTTGGGCGTGGCGCCCTCCGGCACGTGCAGGTGGACGAAGGCCTGATCGAAGAAGGTCGGGTCGCCCTTGAACTTCTTCAGGTGCGAG
This genomic window contains:
- the cmoA gene encoding carboxy-S-adenosyl-L-methionine synthase CmoA, with amino-acid sequence MKQTPDRIYATPQEQVADFVFNEAVVRVFPDMIKRSVPGYPTIVENLGVIAGQFAQPHSALYDLGCSLGAVSQALRRHVQAEGCRVVAVDNSSAMVERCREYLHAQDSMFQELLPVEVLEADICRLEFQSASVVALNFTLQFIPREQRLDLLTRIRQALLPGGALILSEKLRFEDAEEHALLGDLHIAFKRANGYSELEIAQKRSAIENVMKPDSLAEHRERLAAAGFSTVIPWFQCLNFASLIALP
- a CDS encoding protease inhibitor I42 family protein — protein: MPPRFSLHLLPLAATTLLAACAHQAPGTLELDDQQRHCDPLELRAGQTFDLRLPSNPTTGFRWVLRDSGAPALRLLGPEVYTTPEDAGLVGSAGVSTWRFRAVSRGEGQLTLDYRRPWEEGVAAERTFACRISIR
- the cmoB gene encoding tRNA 5-methoxyuridine(34)/uridine 5-oxyacetic acid(34) synthase CmoB, which codes for MTDLATRADLPALLDRLRGTPLAAWAATLPDLLAAKLAAGHGDLPRWQAAVDALPPLAVERRELAEAFFLDGTCSAGQRAMLEQALRGLIPWRKGPFELFGVHVDTEWHSDWKWTRVAPHLDLAGKRVLDVGCGNGYYQWRMLGAGADCVVGVDPNWLFFCQFLAMKNYLPELPAWHLPLALEELPEKLEGFDTVFSMGVLYHRRSPIDHLLALKDCLVRGGELVLETLVVDGDVNTVLVPEDRYAQMRNVWFLPSVPALELWLRRAGFSEVRCVDVSVTSVEEQRSTEWMKFQSLPEFLDAQDRSRTVEGLPAPTRAVLLARKP